The following proteins come from a genomic window of Streptomyces liliiviolaceus:
- a CDS encoding AzlC family ABC transporter permease, with protein MAGRRDGRGLRAGVPSGGGGKADAAVVRDALGVGVAVGLSGFAFGVTSAGSGLTVLQTCALSLLVFTGASQFALVGALAGGGNPFAAAAGAFFLGVRNAFYGLRLSQLLALPRAVRPFAAQWVIDETTAVALAQPTRRSVRIGFTVTGLSLYVLWNLTTLLGALGAEAIGDTDAWGLDAAGPAVFLALLAPMVRTALERVVAGLAVVLGLGLLPVLPGGVPVLVAALAAPVALWVDGRRRVRTEAGRDVAEEKR; from the coding sequence ATAGCAGGCAGAAGAGATGGAAGAGGTCTACGGGCGGGTGTGCCCAGTGGTGGCGGTGGGAAGGCCGATGCCGCCGTTGTGCGGGATGCTCTTGGGGTTGGGGTGGCCGTCGGGCTTTCCGGGTTTGCCTTTGGGGTGACCTCCGCGGGGAGTGGGCTCACCGTCCTGCAGACCTGTGCTCTCAGTCTTCTGGTGTTCACCGGTGCCTCGCAGTTCGCCCTTGTGGGGGCGCTGGCGGGTGGCGGGAATCCGTTCGCCGCCGCGGCGGGCGCGTTCTTTCTCGGGGTGCGCAACGCTTTCTACGGACTTCGGTTGTCGCAGTTGTTGGCTCTCCCGCGCGCGGTGCGGCCGTTCGCCGCTCAGTGGGTCATCGACGAGACCACGGCTGTGGCTCTCGCGCAGCCCACGCGGCGCAGCGTGCGGATCGGGTTCACCGTCACCGGACTGTCCCTCTATGTGTTGTGGAACCTGACCACACTGCTTGGCGCGCTGGGTGCCGAGGCCATCGGTGATACCGATGCTTGGGGGCTCGACGCGGCCGGGCCGGCCGTTTTCCTGGCGTTGCTCGCGCCGATGGTCAGGACGGCCCTGGAGCGGGTCGTCGCGGGGCTTGCGGTCGTTCTGGGGCTCGGGTTGCTGCCCGTACTGCCCGGTGGCGTTCCCGTGCTGGTGGCTGCGCTGGCCGCCCCGGTCGCCCTCTGGGTCGATGGCCGCCGCAGGGTGCGTACGGAGGCCGGGCGTGATGTGGCGGAGGAGAAGCGTTGA
- a CDS encoding AraC family transcriptional regulator, with product MVGVGLERARHWQFAELPGVDLLRARYVRKTFVRHTHENFVIAAISDGVEVFHHGGADQYAGAGALALVNPDTPHTGRAGVPEGWRYGAVYPSPGLVAEIAAETTVLRGAPGFMSPVVDDPYTVGLVHQVLRAADEGNALAADTLLRVAVTRLLRINGGTLPQRDPRTAGARVAARARAVLEERIVRPPTLERLAGDLGTSSFALLRAFRDAYGMPPHTWLTDVRVRRARRLLDAGVLPAEVALTVGFTDQSHLSRHFTRIVGVPPGAYQRERKNVQDSWSDTGLRSPAWQKKQFPRT from the coding sequence GTGGTGGGTGTGGGGCTGGAGCGGGCTCGGCACTGGCAGTTTGCGGAGCTGCCCGGTGTCGATCTGCTGCGTGCTCGGTATGTCCGCAAGACCTTTGTGCGGCATACGCATGAGAACTTCGTCATCGCCGCCATCTCGGACGGGGTGGAGGTCTTCCATCACGGTGGGGCCGATCAGTACGCCGGGGCCGGGGCTCTCGCGCTGGTCAATCCCGATACCCCGCACACGGGGCGTGCCGGTGTTCCCGAGGGGTGGCGGTACGGGGCGGTCTATCCGTCGCCCGGGCTGGTGGCGGAGATTGCCGCCGAGACCACCGTTCTTCGTGGTGCGCCTGGCTTTATGAGCCCTGTCGTCGATGATCCGTACACCGTGGGGCTGGTGCATCAGGTGTTGCGTGCCGCCGACGAGGGCAATGCGCTGGCCGCCGACACGTTGTTGCGGGTGGCCGTGACCCGGCTGCTGAGGATCAACGGGGGGACTCTGCCGCAGCGGGATCCGCGGACCGCGGGGGCCCGGGTGGCGGCACGCGCGCGTGCGGTTCTCGAAGAGCGGATCGTGCGGCCGCCCACGCTGGAACGGCTCGCCGGGGATCTGGGGACCAGCAGCTTTGCCTTGCTGCGGGCCTTTCGGGACGCCTACGGCATGCCGCCTCATACGTGGCTCACCGATGTCCGTGTGCGGCGCGCGCGGCGGTTGCTGGACGCGGGGGTCCTGCCCGCCGAGGTGGCGCTGACCGTGGGCTTCACCGATCAGTCGCACCTCAGTCGGCATTTCACCCGGATCGTGGGTGTGCCGCCCGGGGCCTACCAGCGCGAGCGCAAGAACGTACAAGATTCGTGGTCCGACACCGGTCTACGGTCCCCGGCGTGGCAGAAGAAACAGTTTCCGCGGACATAG
- a CDS encoding ATP-dependent helicase, with product MVSHAHRALDGFSPATRAWFTGAFSAPTDAQAGAWKAIGEGSDVLVVAPTGSGKTLAAFLAALDQLASTPPPADPKKRCRVLYVSPLKALAVDVERNLRSPLTGIRQEAVRLGHPEPEVKVGIRSGDTPPAERRTLATRPPDILITTPESLFLMLTSATREALTGIETVILDEVHAVAGTKRGAHLALTLERLDELLPKPARRIGLSATVRPVDEVARYLSPHRKVEIVQPPSGKEFDLSVVVPVEDLGELGGSPVADANEGAEKPSIWPHVEEKIADLVQSHRSTIVFANSRRLAERLCNRLNEIAYERATGEPLEEHHSPAELMGGSGATQGAPQVIARAHHGSVSKEQRALVEEDLKAGRLPAVVATSSLELGIDMGAVDLVIQVESPPSVASGLQRVGRAGHQVGAVSTGVVFPKYRGDLVQAAVVTERMRTGSIESLRVPANPLDVLAQQIVAMTALDSWQYDDILATVRRAAPFASLPESAFTAVLDMLAGRYPSDAFAELRPRVVWDRVAGTVTGRPGAQRLAVTSGGTIPDRGLFGVFLAGSDPKKGGGRVGELDEEMVYESRVGDVFTLGTSSWRIEDITRDRVLVSPAPGVPGRLPFWKGDQLGRPLELGRALGAFLREVGSMPKDDARPRLLAAGLDTWAAENVLSYLAEQREACGHIPDDRTIVVERFRDELGDWRIVVHSPFGAQVHAPWALALGARLSERYGMDAQVMHADDGIVLRLPDADLMSLDLLDQEPVKLGTEYDAEQAPVGAADIAFDKGEVNQIVTDQVGGSALFASRFRECAARALLLPRRSPGKRTPLWQQRQRAAQLLQVASEFGSFPIVLEAVRECLQDVFDVPGLVELMGDLESRKVRLVEVTTPEPSPFARSLLFGYVAQFLYEGDSPLAERRAAALSLDSRLLAELLGQAELRELLDADVLTELERELQWLTEDRRIKDVEGVADRLRMLGPMTGAELSERGADPQWARELAAARRVIQVRIAGADHWAAIEDAGRLRDALGTALPVGVPEAFTEPVKDPLGDLLARYARTHGPFTSTAAAARFGLGAAVTEGVLQRLAGSGRVVQGEFHPAGIGQEWCDAAVLRRLRRRSLAALRHELEPVPPSALAQFLPQWQHLGSGHGLRGLDGLVRAVEQLQGASVPASALEKLVLPSRVSHYAPAMLDELTAAGEVVWAGAGALPGKDGWVSLYLSDAAPLLLPAPHPLELTALHQSVLDALSGGYGLFFRQITDQVRAATHPGATDPQLADAVWDLAWSGRLTNDTLGPMRSLLGSGRTAGSTAHRAKRTVPRGRYGSLTAAARPTSRTGPPTVAGRWSLLPDPEPDATVRAHALARTLLDRHGVVTRGAVAAEGVEGGFSAVYRVLSVFEESGQARRGYVVEGLGAAQFAMDGAVDRLRAAATARERGESPPEPAFPGAPALNHYGAPTPNPFDGSAGHPDPFDGNLDFLSTDVSADHDPYSLNGGSTRPSGSRPGSSATGSSASGSARGYASPYADSPRSAPQAFPGGPSSRTRASSTNRAIVLAAADPANAYGAALPWPEPPTGAGHKPGRKAGSLVVLVDGELTLYMERGGKTLLAWPAAPDEATLHDARLRTAAEALAASAGGGALGTVTVERVNGASALTSEFGTLLEGAGFHATPRGLRLRA from the coding sequence ATGGTCAGCCACGCACACCGAGCCCTGGACGGCTTCTCCCCCGCGACCCGCGCCTGGTTCACGGGGGCCTTCTCCGCGCCCACCGACGCCCAGGCCGGCGCCTGGAAGGCCATCGGCGAGGGCTCGGACGTGCTGGTGGTCGCCCCGACCGGCTCCGGCAAGACCCTGGCCGCATTCCTAGCCGCACTGGACCAGCTGGCCTCGACCCCACCCCCCGCCGACCCCAAAAAGCGCTGCCGAGTCCTCTACGTCTCTCCGCTCAAAGCCCTGGCGGTGGACGTGGAACGAAACCTCCGCAGCCCCCTGACCGGCATCCGCCAGGAAGCCGTCCGCCTGGGCCACCCCGAGCCCGAGGTGAAAGTCGGCATCCGCTCCGGCGACACCCCACCCGCGGAGCGCCGCACACTGGCCACCCGCCCCCCGGACATCCTCATCACGACCCCCGAGTCACTGTTCCTGATGCTCACATCGGCCACGCGCGAGGCGCTCACGGGCATCGAGACGGTGATCCTGGACGAGGTGCACGCGGTCGCGGGCACCAAGCGCGGCGCCCACCTGGCCCTGACCCTGGAGCGCCTCGACGAACTGCTGCCGAAACCGGCCCGCCGCATCGGCCTCTCCGCGACGGTCCGCCCGGTGGACGAGGTAGCCCGCTACCTCTCCCCCCACCGCAAGGTGGAGATCGTCCAGCCCCCCTCGGGCAAGGAATTCGACCTCTCCGTGGTCGTGCCCGTAGAGGACCTGGGCGAGCTGGGCGGCTCCCCGGTGGCCGACGCCAACGAAGGCGCCGAGAAACCCTCCATCTGGCCGCACGTAGAAGAAAAGATCGCCGACCTGGTCCAGTCCCACCGCTCGACGATCGTCTTCGCCAACTCCCGCCGCCTGGCGGAGCGCCTCTGCAACAGGCTCAACGAGATCGCGTACGAGCGGGCGACGGGCGAACCCCTGGAGGAGCACCACTCCCCCGCCGAACTCATGGGCGGCTCAGGCGCCACCCAGGGCGCCCCCCAGGTCATCGCCCGAGCCCACCACGGCTCGGTCTCCAAGGAACAGCGCGCCCTGGTCGAGGAGGACCTGAAGGCAGGCCGCCTCCCCGCGGTGGTGGCCACCTCCAGCCTTGAGCTGGGCATCGACATGGGAGCGGTGGACCTGGTCATCCAGGTGGAGTCCCCGCCCTCGGTGGCATCGGGTCTCCAACGCGTAGGGCGCGCGGGCCACCAGGTAGGGGCAGTCTCCACAGGCGTGGTCTTCCCCAAGTACCGAGGCGACCTCGTACAGGCCGCGGTGGTCACCGAACGCATGCGCACCGGCTCCATCGAGTCCCTGCGCGTCCCGGCGAACCCCCTGGACGTACTGGCCCAGCAGATCGTCGCGATGACGGCGCTCGACAGCTGGCAGTACGACGACATCCTCGCCACGGTCCGCAGGGCGGCACCGTTCGCCTCGCTCCCCGAGTCGGCGTTCACGGCGGTCCTGGACATGCTCGCGGGCCGCTACCCGTCGGACGCCTTCGCGGAACTGCGCCCCCGCGTCGTGTGGGACCGGGTCGCCGGCACGGTCACGGGCCGCCCCGGCGCCCAGCGCCTGGCCGTCACCTCCGGAGGCACGATCCCGGACCGCGGCCTCTTCGGAGTGTTCCTCGCCGGCTCCGACCCGAAGAAGGGCGGCGGCAGGGTCGGCGAGCTGGACGAGGAGATGGTCTACGAGTCCCGGGTCGGCGACGTCTTCACCCTGGGCACCAGCTCCTGGCGCATCGAGGACATCACCCGCGACCGCGTCCTGGTCTCCCCCGCGCCGGGCGTACCGGGCAGGCTGCCGTTCTGGAAGGGAGACCAGCTCGGACGCCCGCTGGAACTGGGCCGCGCGCTCGGCGCGTTCCTCCGCGAGGTCGGCTCGATGCCCAAGGACGACGCCCGGCCGCGGCTCCTCGCCGCGGGCCTGGACACCTGGGCCGCGGAGAACGTCCTGTCCTACCTGGCCGAACAGCGGGAGGCCTGCGGCCACATCCCGGACGACCGCACCATCGTGGTCGAGCGGTTCCGCGACGAGCTGGGCGACTGGCGGATCGTCGTGCACTCCCCCTTCGGCGCGCAGGTCCACGCCCCCTGGGCGCTTGCGCTCGGTGCCCGTCTCTCCGAGCGGTACGGCATGGACGCCCAGGTCATGCACGCCGACGACGGGATCGTGCTGCGCCTCCCGGACGCCGATCTGATGAGCCTGGACCTGCTGGACCAGGAGCCCGTGAAGCTGGGCACGGAGTACGACGCCGAGCAGGCCCCCGTGGGCGCGGCGGACATCGCGTTCGACAAGGGCGAGGTCAACCAGATCGTCACGGACCAGGTCGGCGGCTCGGCCCTGTTCGCCTCCCGCTTCCGTGAGTGCGCGGCCCGCGCCCTGCTGCTGCCGCGCCGCAGCCCGGGCAAGCGCACACCCCTGTGGCAGCAGCGCCAGCGCGCCGCCCAACTGCTCCAGGTGGCCAGTGAGTTCGGTTCCTTCCCGATCGTCCTGGAAGCGGTCCGCGAATGCCTCCAGGACGTCTTCGACGTACCGGGCCTCGTCGAGCTGATGGGCGACCTGGAGTCGCGCAAGGTCAGGCTCGTCGAGGTCACGACCCCGGAGCCGTCCCCGTTCGCCCGCTCCCTGCTGTTCGGTTACGTCGCCCAGTTCCTGTACGAGGGCGACTCGCCCCTGGCCGAGCGGCGCGCCGCGGCCCTGTCGCTGGACTCACGTCTGCTGGCCGAGCTGCTCGGCCAGGCGGAGCTGCGCGAGCTCCTGGACGCGGATGTCCTGACCGAGCTGGAGCGCGAGCTGCAGTGGCTGACGGAGGACCGCCGGATCAAGGACGTCGAGGGCGTCGCGGACCGGCTGCGGATGCTCGGCCCGATGACCGGGGCCGAGCTGTCCGAGCGCGGAGCGGATCCGCAGTGGGCCCGTGAGCTGGCCGCGGCCCGCCGTGTCATCCAGGTCAGGATCGCCGGGGCGGACCACTGGGCGGCGATCGAGGACGCGGGCCGGCTGCGCGACGCCCTCGGCACCGCGCTGCCCGTCGGCGTCCCGGAAGCCTTCACGGAACCGGTAAAGGACCCGCTGGGCGATCTCCTCGCCCGGTACGCGCGCACGCACGGCCCGTTCACCTCGACGGCCGCGGCGGCACGCTTCGGTCTCGGTGCGGCGGTCACCGAGGGCGTCCTGCAGCGGCTCGCGGGAAGCGGCCGGGTCGTACAGGGCGAGTTCCATCCGGCGGGGATCGGCCAGGAGTGGTGTGACGCGGCGGTGCTGCGCAGGCTGCGGCGCCGTTCGCTCGCCGCACTGCGCCATGAGCTGGAGCCGGTGCCGCCCTCCGCGTTGGCTCAGTTCCTGCCGCAGTGGCAGCACCTGGGCAGCGGGCACGGTCTGCGCGGCCTCGACGGGCTCGTCCGCGCGGTGGAGCAGTTGCAGGGCGCGTCGGTACCGGCGTCCGCCCTGGAGAAGCTGGTCCTGCCGTCGCGCGTCTCGCACTACGCCCCCGCGATGCTCGACGAACTGACGGCCGCGGGAGAGGTGGTCTGGGCCGGCGCCGGCGCCCTGCCGGGCAAGGACGGCTGGGTCTCCCTGTACCTGTCGGACGCGGCACCACTCCTCCTCCCGGCCCCGCACCCTCTGGAGCTGACAGCGCTCCACCAGTCGGTCCTGGACGCCCTCTCCGGCGGCTACGGCCTCTTCTTCCGCCAGATCACCGACCAGGTCCGGGCAGCCACGCATCCGGGGGCCACCGACCCCCAGCTGGCGGACGCCGTCTGGGACCTGGCGTGGTCGGGCCGCCTGACGAACGACACGCTCGGCCCGATGCGCTCCCTGCTGGGCTCGGGCCGCACCGCGGGCTCCACCGCGCACCGCGCGAAGCGCACGGTGCCCCGGGGGAGGTACGGAAGCCTGACGGCCGCCGCGCGTCCCACCTCGCGCACGGGCCCGCCGACCGTGGCGGGCCGCTGGTCGCTGCTGCCCGACCCGGAGCCCGACGCCACCGTGCGCGCCCACGCCCTGGCCCGCACCCTGCTCGACCGGCACGGTGTGGTCACGCGGGGCGCGGTCGCCGCGGAGGGAGTGGAGGGCGGCTTCTCCGCCGTCTACCGCGTCCTGTCCGTCTTCGAGGAGAGCGGCCAGGCGCGCCGGGGCTATGTGGTGGAAGGGCTGGGGGCCGCGCAGTTCGCGATGGACGGCGCGGTGGACCGGCTGCGTGCGGCGGCCACGGCCCGCGAGCGGGGCGAGTCGCCGCCGGAGCCCGCTTTCCCGGGTGCTCCGGCGCTGAATCACTACGGCGCGCCCACCCCGAACCCCTTCGACGGCTCCGCAGGGCACCCGGACCCTTTCGACGGCAACCTGGACTTCCTGTCCACGGACGTGAGCGCGGACCACGACCCGTACTCCTTGAACGGCGGTTCCACACGCCCCTCCGGCTCCCGCCCAGGGTCCTCGGCAACCGGGTCCTCGGCATCCGGTTCCGCGCGAGGTTACGCGTCCCCGTACGCCGACTCCCCCCGTTCGGCCCCGCAGGCGTTCCCCGGAGGCCCCTCGTCCCGTACCCGTGCGAGCAGCACGAACCGCGCCATCGTGCTGGCCGCCGCCGACCCCGCGAACGCCTACGGCGCGGCCCTCCCCTGGCCCGAGCCCCCGACCGGCGCCGGCCACAAGCCCGGCCGCAAGGCGGGCTCCCTGGTCGTGCTGGTGGACGGCGAGCTGACCCTCTACATGGAGCGAGGCGGCAAGACTCTCCTGGCCTGGCCCGCGGCCCCGGACGAGGCGACCCTGCACGACGCCCGGCTGCGCACGGCCGCCGAGGCGCTCGCCGCGTCCGCCGGCGGGGGTGCCCTCGGCACGGTCACCGTGGAGCGGGTCAACGGCGCCTCCGCGCTGACGTCCGAGTTCGGCACCCTCCTGGAAGGGGCCGGTTTCCACGCGACCCCACGCGGCCTACGCCTACGCGCTTAG
- a CDS encoding Fpg/Nei family DNA glycosylase has product MPEGDTVWQATRRLHNALAGHVLTVSDLRVPKYALTDLTGRTVLSVVPRGKHLLTRVEGGLTLHSHLRMDGSWKIYAPGERWRGGPAHQIRAILGTEERTAVGYRLPVLELLHTADEDRAVGHLGPDLLGPDWDPDKALANLLGDPDRALGEALLDQRNLAGIGNVFKSEICFLLRVTPWLPVGALPTEYAAHLPAVSKKLLEFNRERPTRVTTGRSDQTLFVYGRAGRPCLRCGTRIRVANQGDGSRERPTYWCPSCQPGPSPRPGTSQRPSGTSASRKTN; this is encoded by the coding sequence ATGCCCGAAGGAGACACCGTCTGGCAGGCCACCCGGCGCCTGCACAACGCCCTCGCGGGCCACGTGCTGACCGTTTCCGACCTCCGGGTCCCCAAGTACGCCCTGACCGACCTCACCGGGCGCACGGTCCTGAGCGTCGTCCCGCGCGGGAAGCACCTGCTCACCCGCGTCGAGGGCGGCCTCACCCTCCACTCGCACCTGCGCATGGACGGTTCCTGGAAGATCTACGCCCCGGGCGAGCGCTGGCGCGGCGGCCCCGCCCACCAGATCCGCGCGATCCTCGGCACCGAGGAACGGACGGCCGTCGGCTACCGGCTCCCCGTCCTGGAACTGCTCCACACCGCCGACGAGGACCGCGCGGTAGGCCATCTCGGCCCCGACCTCCTGGGCCCCGACTGGGACCCCGACAAGGCCTTGGCGAACCTCCTCGGCGACCCTGACCGCGCGCTCGGCGAAGCCCTCCTTGACCAGCGCAATCTCGCCGGAATCGGCAACGTCTTCAAGAGCGAGATCTGCTTCCTGCTCCGCGTCACCCCCTGGCTGCCCGTCGGCGCGCTCCCGACCGAGTACGCCGCCCACCTGCCGGCGGTCTCCAAGAAGCTCCTGGAGTTCAACCGCGAGCGCCCCACCCGCGTCACCACCGGCCGCAGCGACCAGACCCTGTTCGTCTACGGCCGCGCGGGCCGCCCCTGTCTGCGCTGCGGCACCCGGATCCGCGTGGCGAACCAGGGCGACGGCTCCCGCGAGCGCCCCACGTACTGGTGCCCGTCCTGCCAGCCGGGCCCGTCCCCACGGCCCGGCACGTCCCAACGGCCCAGTGGGACATCGGCATCCCGCAAGACCAATTGA
- a CDS encoding SDR family NAD(P)-dependent oxidoreductase, with protein sequence MPVTAYDLTGRTAFVTGAASGIGRACAVLLARAGATVHCADLDVQGLDETAALIKDAGGTARTHPLDVTDRARLDEAVATCARLDVMAAVAGIMHSSPVLETRDEDLDRVLAVNFKGVLYACQTAARSMLDSRTSGSIITMASGAVDTGGPGLLCYGAAKAAVVQLTKTLATEMGPHGIRVNAVAPGWIRTPMTDRHDGEAQARTEALMSRMSPLGRVGEPEDIAHAVLHLASDASAFTTGQILRPNGGVAMPW encoded by the coding sequence ATGCCCGTCACGGCGTACGACCTCACCGGACGCACCGCTTTCGTCACCGGCGCGGCGAGCGGCATCGGCCGCGCCTGCGCCGTGCTGCTCGCTCGGGCGGGCGCGACCGTCCACTGCGCGGACCTGGACGTCCAGGGTCTGGACGAGACGGCGGCCCTGATCAAGGACGCGGGCGGTACGGCCCGTACCCACCCCCTCGATGTCACCGACCGCGCCCGGCTCGACGAGGCGGTCGCGACCTGCGCGCGCCTGGACGTCATGGCCGCCGTCGCGGGGATCATGCACAGCAGCCCGGTCCTGGAGACCCGCGACGAGGATCTCGACCGGGTCCTGGCGGTCAATTTCAAGGGCGTCCTGTACGCCTGCCAGACGGCGGCCCGTTCGATGCTGGACTCCAGGACATCCGGCAGCATCATCACGATGGCGTCGGGGGCCGTGGACACCGGCGGGCCGGGACTGCTCTGCTACGGAGCCGCGAAGGCGGCCGTCGTGCAGCTGACGAAGACCCTGGCGACCGAGATGGGCCCGCACGGCATCCGGGTCAACGCGGTCGCGCCGGGTTGGATCCGTACGCCCATGACCGACCGCCACGACGGCGAGGCCCAGGCACGGACGGAGGCGTTGATGTCACGGATGTCGCCGCTGGGCCGGGTCGGCGAGCCCGAGGACATCGCCCACGCGGTCCTGCACCTCGCCTCCGACGCCTCGGCGTTCACGACGGGCCAGATCCTCCGCCCCAATGGGGGTGTGGCGATGCCTTGGTGA